The nucleotide sequence ACTGATACCGAATAGTTAACGTCCACTTTTCCGCCTCTGAATTCATTTTTGTAGCGATTTACGGTTATCCGTGAAACAAGAGCAGTTAGTATTTGCAACTTATTCAGACCTTTATTGAAAAACACAACATActtaaaactttacaaaaagtttcttttcaaagaaaaaccaatttgGAGTTTCAGTGAAAAGTATCGTAAAAAAGTACAGCCAACCTCGTTGTTGGAATCCtaattcttcaaatattttgggcGAATAATCAACTACTAAAAACCTGAAGTGAGCTATACGTGGCCGTAGATGCCTACTGTTATTTTAAATTCCAAATCCTGGTCATTCGGGTGCTGTCCGAAGTCGACGTCCATACTGACAACACCCCCTTCGTCTACAAGCGTTGGACGGGGTGTTTCAACCACTTTCTGCACCCCCTCCTCTTTAAGTAAtgcaattctgaaaaaaaaaattaagtaaggAACTGTTGAATCAGCTctgattaatttttgaaatattcctcAACTTATTAAGCTTGCCACAGCTAAAGTGCAACTGGCTCGTAATGCCATTTAGTTTGCtatcaattatgaaaaaaaaaaaaaagaaaagccgcTATCGATAGCCAATCGCAAGAGAGAAAAGTACCGCTAACAGACAACATCGAATCTAGATCGTGAAACGgagttttttttggaaatggatgagttctatttttttacttacatcaAATGTGGCCTAAGCCTTCACCAACATTAACCTGTCCCTACCTTAAACTGATCGTGAGTGGCATCGATGAGACCAGCTGCTCCAACATAAACTTCTGAGGAGTCGAATTTCTCGCCCAAATGAATCTCAACGTACTTCTTTCTACGTTGAAGAAGGGACTTGCGGCATCTTTGCCATCAGCCAGGTCGGACATTTTAACGGCCCAACGAAAactctttcttatttttaaaactttgtgtaCTGTTTCATCAGCCTAAAAAAAGTCAGCAAGGTATAAGTCAGTATACAGTCAAATGTCTCCTCAAAACGCTCCGCGTACTCATCGCGCAGAAGCCGCGACACACCCAGGTACCTTTTAATTCCATCTGCGGTAAATTTGAACCGTCCTCCAAGAAAAGAGAGcgaaaaaatagagaaaatggcTATAAATCGCCCACTTGcgattagaaaaaaaacaatagcgCGCAAGCCACTGCAACTAAGCAGTGAAATTGACAACTGCACTGACTATACTGCCTTTCGCAAGCTTTACAATTGACAGAATTCGGAAACGTAACCATTGGCAACGTTTATCACACCAGGTAAATCGTAACACTCTTCGTTTGCTGCAGtaacagaaacaacaagatcttcttaaaaatttagatttttGCCATGTAGACCATTGAGGAAAAAAGAGCGGCAGCCATGATACAGAAGAATAAACTGAAACTATAACTGTTACACTATATCAAGGTAAACATCTGTAGCAGCTTGTTCCGATGAAATTTCTCGCAGAGAATTCATCTACTTTATACAATCGGACGAACGTCACCCACCTGATCAAATATTATTCCTCTTAGCCTCTCCACCTCTTGCTTCAGCAGCACCTGGTGACTTTCTTGGTACTGTTTATCGTGTTCCGCCTCCTCTTCAAGCGCGTAAAAATTGTGGCACCCCTTTACTGTACATTTTACCACACGTTGTGGACAATCGCCAAGGTGCAGGTGGATGTGCGATCTGTAAACATGAACAAATGAGTTAAATGCATCAATAAAGACTTTGAACAAACAGTCTGCTCAACTAAATATCAAGCCATTACAGTTACAAGATTGGGTAGTAATCCTTTTCTTAGTGTTCATACATTGTAAAGCAGACAAGCGATGCACCACAATAAAATCATCATCGCGCGgatttttttttgataacacATCAAATTCCagaagaagtaaacaaagaaatgacCAGGAACTTGAGTTGTGTTGTCAAATAATGCAATCGtcacccgaaaaaaaaaacttacagacTAAACAAAGAAGACCTCGACTACAAAGAAATCTATCATATAGTCAGAATTAAAATATGTTTGAGAAGCGAACCTAAAAGCTTTGTTCctttctaacaacaaagggaagcgtATTTCGTttctataacaaaaataaagcacaTGGACGTTGCGTAAGCTGCTCCAAACCGTAATAAATAAATTTCGATTATCGTGTGCTACGATTTAGTAAAAAGTCAAGCGAGTAACATGCAAATAAAGTTCTGCTGTATCTATTTGCGAACTTCGTAACAAATAACTTACTACCTTGCGTATGGTaagtgtggttttttttttaacaatattcTATTGTTTAAGCttgtgactgttttttttttaacaatagtAGTCTGATAGTATCATTTCCCTTTCGGTGTAGGACTCAGTTCACTTTAGAACTACTTAACGATTTTTCTCGCTAGTTTAAAACTACGGTTATCAGGGATCGATAGTTCTCTCTGGTTTAACGCTTTAATAATTCGCAATCTTAGGTTGAGTGAAGTAAGCGACGTTTCTGAACAGCTGAGTGCCAATCTACTAGCGGGTTGGGAACGAAACGATTCCCACTGGGTACGAATCAACAGAGTACGAAAGGCCTGTGTGCTGCATTTTGTTGCtatagaaacgaacaacgcttcctTTTGTTGTAAGAAAGGAACAACGCTTTCCgaatcgttactcaaacatatctCAGTTCTGAACAAACGATCGATTTCTGTGCAGTCGAAGTCTTCATGGCAATGTCATAAACAAAGATAAAGTTTCTCAAGCCTTTAACGAAAAGTCTGTGGTACGaaacgagtgaaaaaaaaaaaaccgcttcattttgttgttagaaacgaacaatgCTTttagaatcttcatggtgttgtcggaaacaaatGGCGctttaataaaaaagatttctcGTTTAATTGTCTAATTACAGTCTGAAAATCTgatcttttaaattatttgattcTACGGCCGCCGACTTTTTTCGGGCAACACGACACAGGTTCCGGGCGTCATGACTTCGGGCGACTCGACCGTAAACCATTCAGATCTATCGCTTAACCGTTTCAACTGTTTCTATCAATTACTTTCTATCGCTTTATGCATCGACTTAAATTTGCTGTTAGTTTCGGATCTCGAATTACGTTTGTAAGTGTGTCTTACTGTCTAGTTTGGGTAACCTTAACTAGAAATGCATCGAGTGCCTCGGCTGTCAAACAAACTTACCTTGGTAACTGTTCTCCACACTGAAGGGGGCAGGGCCGTGGAATTTCTCGGCAGTTGTCCTCGTGGCTAGCAAGTGTCGATCTCTCCACTCCTATGTGGCAATGAAAGCAAGGGACTTTTTCAAAGGGGCAGGATGCTATGTGCAGGTTCAGCGCATACCTCTCTGGTTTAACCAAGCAGCCACGAGGTCCATTGGGGCAGTCAATAACCATGAAGGGGCAAGTGTCCATGTGCGTTTCCTTCTCGCTATGCATTCCAACCCAGGAGCAGCCGACATTAGTGCAACGCACCTGGattcttccaatcaaagtgctAACTGTTACGTTAACGTTTAACTTGTCCCCTTCGATGCTTGCTCGACAGAGCGGGCAGGTGCAAGGTCTCGAGCCAATGCTCTGTTTGGAGATCATCTCCAGAAGGCAGGTCTTACAAGCACTGTGCCCGCAAGGCATGGATACGGGCTGATTCATCAACTCCTTACTGGAATGAAACAGAaccgacaaaaaaattgtagtttgtgcaaaaaaaaaagtgccaaAAATTTGAACTGCAATGCGTAACAAGTCAAAGCAAACGGTGCCATAGTCCAAAGATGAAATCGTTTGGAGTAGCCGAGAAATTTTGCAGGTAGCGTTTTTTCGTTGTTGAGAATTTTTGATAGTagctttttattgttgttgttgttgttccaatttgaataacatctttctttaacaaTATACTTGCCAGTCTACTTCAAGTTCTGGTGGGTTAGGTTCAAATAAAACTACAACGATTTGTGCCTTCATAGAGCGTTTCTCGTTAATTCCTTCCTCGCAATGTTCAATTTAACTCGAAATTGAAATGCCAAAACTCGAACACCGAATGACTCAGAACTCCaacttcaaaaaggaaaaaagtagcCTTACCATATCGGACATAGTAAGCTTTGGTCCAGGACATCTCCAGGCTCGGTTGCGACGTTAAAGGAACTTAGGCCAGACATTGTAGGTATAAATCGGAAAATCGACGTAAGGACTGCACACAGTAAATTTTCGTCACCggagcaaaatgaaaatgacaCGTCAAGTAAGTTATGGATTCTTAATAAACCTTTACTTGGGATTCATCACCATGGTGATATAATGTCGCATTTCCGTTATGCCAATTAGCGCAAATGACCATGTCACGCCCCCGAGAATGAGATAATGCGAACAGTTTAGTAATAGCAGGTAGGAGATGAAtaattttactattttatttaagaaaataacaaaaacatagTTGTCTGACAAGCCTCTGAGGAAGCTACAAAAGGTGGTCATGAACAGAGAAGATGAGCTCGAGGTTTGGTTCAGCCAAATGAGGACTTTAACAACTCGAACAAAGATAGTTTCAAGTCAATGAACAATAAACAATTAACTTCAGTGACACATCCCTAAGAGAGTTTTATAGAGACAATTATACAATTGAAAATCAATAACATCATGTTTtaagtaactttaaaaaaattgacaatttgAATCTTACATGTAAAACTGGTGGTTAGagtttaacattaaaaatttggttgttgcaagctttaattcaatgtacaatgtaaaaattttagacTTCTTCATCTGTGTTTAAAACCTAGATTGAGtaacaaagtttaaaagaatCGTCCAACTGGTTGCATGAGGAAACCATTCAATAATTAATTGTTCTCTGTCCaaatgctgttttaaaaagtagGATGTTTAGAAGGCGAGAGCTACGAGTTGTCCTGCGAGATATATCTCCTCTGTTTTCAAATAGTCTGGTGCATATGCAGTCATGAAATTTCAATCGgaacaacaaatttttcaacATCTCTTGGGCGGCGCTTAAAGTCTTATGAAATGCcaaaaaatagttattaaagCGGTCGACAAAGCCGGCGCTGTGGTCgtttggcgggccgacctcAACAAAAGAGAAGCGTCAACTCTTTGAAACCTATTTTTatgcaaaactttaaaaaaatctcacctaCAGAGAACAAAAACTGTCCAAAGCACTGTGACAACCTTCTAGCAAAACAAGAACTGCCACAAATTTAATCATCACAAATCTTCAAAAAGGgcgcattttttttcttttaaccaaaAAATCACAAACCCAACAACCCTGGTCGACCCATCGTTTAAGCCTGCAGTTGCCCCACCAAACAGATCTCTACCTATTTATACTCTGGGAAAAGAGAAATCACATGGAGACATATCAGTCTGGCCTAAGCtatgtaacctttttttttaactgaatgtaAAGCTTTGTCTCTGAGCAGATCTTTAGGCTTCCTGAccatgaaaaacaaactaaggATATAGGGATGACCAAGCTTGCATAACTTACACTCTTGTGGGAGTTTTGGGTGAAAGAACCGCGCGAATGAGCGGCGAAGTAACGGAGAGAATGTGAAGGAATAAACTAACGCTCGGCCGCATAAATCTTAATTGAACGAAAAACCATTCATTCACGCAAGCTATAGACATACAGAAGTCCTTTTCAATTCAAGAAGTCACCATTTCCACCCCCCTTCCCTCTACCCGCCTCCAccaccccctctcccccccttaTTCTTTTTCCCCTCCCATACTAGGCACACGGCTAGAAATCATGTCCTCGCTAgctttgaaacaggaaaaaccaaatatatttttgaatttttctcttcaccatAGTTTTTAATATTATCTCTTCCCCTTGATAGTCTTAT is from Pocillopora verrucosa isolate sample1 chromosome 7, ASM3666991v2, whole genome shotgun sequence and encodes:
- the LOC131798328 gene encoding RING finger protein 151-like — encoded protein: MSGLSSFNVATEPGDVLDQSLLCPICKELMNQPVSMPCGHSACKTCLLEMISKQSIGSRPCTCPLCRASIEGDKLNVNVTVSTLIGRIQVRCTNVGCSWVGMHSEKETHMDTCPFMVIDCPNGPRGCLVKPERYALNLHIASCPFEKVPCFHCHIGVERSTLASHEDNCREIPRPCPLQCGEQLPRSHIHLHLGDCPQRVVKCTVKGCHNFYALEEEAEHDKQYQESHQVLLKQEVERLRGIIFDQADETVHKVLKIRKSFRWAVKMSDLADGKDAASPFFNVERSTLRFIWARNSTPQKFMLEQLVSSMPLTISLRIALLKEEGVQKVVETPRPTLVDEGGVVSMDVDFGQHPNDQDLEFKITVGIYGHV